Proteins encoded by one window of Chryseobacterium aquaeductus:
- a CDS encoding prolipoprotein diacylglyceryl transferase → MDFPVSFQIFNKTILAHPIFETMGIFLAMRYYFFLKRKSTEKMSFNTSAAVLIGATAGALIGSKLIGNLENPIVLFENFSIKRFWTNNTIVGGLAFGLIGVEIAKKIVGHKESTGDLIVFPLILAIIIGRIGCFLTGVYEETYGLPTTSVFGMYLGDEYLRHPVALYEIAFLLFMWFELKMIAKRDKYVSGFLFQLFMLSYFSFRFLLDFIKPKIEIIGNLGTIQLVCLSMIIYYIYKIKSSTVLIKHQKI, encoded by the coding sequence ATGGATTTCCCTGTAAGTTTTCAAATTTTTAACAAAACAATTTTAGCACATCCCATTTTTGAGACAATGGGAATATTTTTAGCGATGCGCTATTATTTTTTTCTAAAAAGGAAATCAACCGAAAAAATGTCTTTCAATACCTCAGCGGCTGTTCTTATCGGTGCTACCGCCGGAGCTTTAATTGGTTCTAAATTGATCGGAAATCTCGAAAATCCTATCGTTTTATTTGAAAATTTTAGTATTAAAAGATTCTGGACAAATAATACAATCGTTGGCGGATTGGCTTTCGGATTAATTGGTGTAGAAATAGCAAAGAAAATTGTAGGTCACAAAGAAAGCACGGGAGATTTGATCGTTTTCCCTTTAATTTTAGCCATCATTATTGGCAGGATAGGTTGTTTTCTCACAGGAGTTTATGAGGAAACTTATGGTTTACCAACGACATCAGTCTTCGGGATGTATCTTGGAGATGAATATCTCAGACATCCTGTTGCGTTGTACGAAATTGCATTTTTACTTTTCATGTGGTTTGAATTAAAAATGATAGCAAAAAGAGATAAATATGTTTCGGGATTTCTTTTTCAGTTATTTATGCTGAGTTACTTTTCATTCAGATTTCTTTTAGATTTTATTAAACCTAAAATTGAGATCATAGGAAATTTAGGAACAATACAGCTGGTTTGTCTTTCAATGATTATTTATTACATTTATAAGATTAAAAGCAGTACAGTTTTAATTAAACATCAAAAAATTTAA
- a CDS encoding superoxide dismutase family protein, with protein sequence MKLQTLTLFTGFALLATSCSSSKTYNILAKSGTQTEGMAEFTQKGNDVVLKLEVNNLTPGIHAVHIHEKGDCSSPTAESAGGHWNPSKSDHGKWGNAHFHMGDIGNLVADHEGKAKLTFKTDKWCLDCPEEAKNIMGKGLIIHAGKDDYQTQPTGNAGGRVGCIEIK encoded by the coding sequence ATGAAACTACAAACCTTAACCTTATTTACAGGTTTTGCACTATTAGCTACATCTTGCAGTTCTAGCAAAACCTACAATATTTTAGCAAAAAGCGGAACCCAAACTGAAGGAATGGCAGAATTTACTCAAAAAGGGAATGACGTTGTTCTAAAACTGGAAGTGAATAATCTAACTCCTGGCATCCATGCGGTTCATATCCATGAAAAAGGCGATTGCTCCTCTCCTACTGCAGAATCTGCCGGCGGACACTGGAATCCGTCAAAATCTGACCATGGCAAATGGGGAAATGCACACTTCCACATGGGCGATATAGGAAATTTGGTTGCTGACCATGAGGGAAAGGCAAAACTGACCTTCAAAACCGACAAATGGTGTCTTGATTGTCCTGAAGAAGCAAAAAACATTATGGGCAAAGGATTAATCATTCATGCAGGAAAAGATGATTATCAAACTCAGCCAACCGGAAATGCAGGCGGACGAGTGGGATGTATTGAGATTAAATAA
- the surE gene encoding 5'/3'-nucleotidase SurE, translating into MDRPLILVTNDDGITAPGIRNLVEFMNEIGEVIVVAPNSPQSGKGHAITINSTLSYEEVQLEGPQKDYSCSGTPVDCVKMALDKILPRRPDIVVSGINHGANSSINVIYSGTMSAAVEGGVEGLPSIGFSLLDFSWEADFTQAKEYIQGIVRKTLENPMPKGVVLNVNIPKLSKEEIKGVKICKQANAKWEESFDERVNPHGKKYYWLTGYFNNMDESEDADETALANGYISIVPVKFDMTAYEYMNTLNEVMKFD; encoded by the coding sequence ATGGACAGACCTCTTATTCTGGTAACCAATGATGATGGAATTACGGCTCCCGGTATCAGAAATCTTGTAGAATTTATGAACGAAATCGGAGAAGTTATCGTAGTAGCACCCAATTCTCCCCAAAGCGGAAAAGGTCACGCGATCACCATCAACTCAACATTAAGTTACGAAGAAGTACAGCTTGAAGGTCCTCAAAAAGATTATTCATGCAGCGGAACTCCTGTTGATTGTGTGAAAATGGCTTTAGATAAAATTCTTCCGAGAAGACCGGATATTGTGGTTTCAGGGATTAATCACGGCGCAAATTCTTCGATCAATGTAATTTATTCAGGAACGATGTCTGCTGCGGTGGAAGGTGGTGTGGAAGGTCTTCCTTCGATTGGTTTCTCTCTTTTAGATTTCAGTTGGGAAGCAGATTTTACTCAGGCAAAAGAATATATTCAGGGAATCGTAAGAAAAACGTTGGAAAATCCGATGCCTAAAGGTGTTGTTCTCAATGTAAACATTCCGAAACTTTCAAAAGAAGAAATCAAAGGAGTGAAAATCTGCAAGCAGGCCAATGCAAAATGGGAAGAAAGTTTTGACGAAAGAGTCAATCCGCACGGAAAGAAATATTACTGGTTAACAGGTTATTTCAACAATATGGATGAATCTGAAGATGCAGACGAGACCGCTTTGGCAAACGGATATATTTCCATTGTTCCCGTTAAATTTGATATGACGGCGTATGAGTATATGAATACACTGAATGAAGTGATGAAGTTTGATTAA
- a CDS encoding TonB-dependent receptor, translating into MNTMIQRILFLIFFFCFFLNFAQVKISGKVTFKNKGVSEINVTLKDTYDGATTDSEGNFSFETSEKGNHTITFVHSKFNEIEKKIFIEDKNILVNAELKEQINEIDAVVVSAGSIEASDKKRATALLTPIDIYTTAGADGQISSALNFLPGVQKVGETEGLFVRGGTGSETKIFMDGSLINNYFSNSVPGIAGRDRFNTSLFKGNIFSSGGYSALYGQALSGALMLESVDLPDQSSYDFGVSPIFLNGGFQKLSESKNYSYGATAGYSMLSLMQEVFNFNTNFIDAPQGFNGDANFRLRTKSGGFLKYYGMFDSNKLGVKTESLEPDYDFALVKLKGKNTYHNLSFKQKFGKYLLNAGASYSYNQSDLNFSTEKNEVESASNQVLNDGNYINFKAVLDRKINKISALRGGFELNNASEKMNFGDINKNFKDLISSAFLETDLGFSNHLSAKIGVRAENSSYLNKTNIAPRFALAYRLAKDWTTSFAYGLFFQNPESKYINSSANLDFQKSQHFIFQVQRSTEGRSLRLEAFYKKYDELIKTQNIIPNADQNQQVQTAFNNNGNGFAKGIELFWRDKKTFENIDYWISYSFLDSKRDFLNYPVSLKPNFAAEHTLSAVAKRFFPEWKTGFNLSYTYAKGRPYYDIITQNNENVIRNEGRLKDYNALNFSINYLPNLGKKDAKAFTIFVLSVSNILGTKNVYGYNFSQNGSRSSAVVPPVNTFVFVGMFISFGVDKTQDAINNNL; encoded by the coding sequence ATGAATACCATGATTCAGAGGATTTTATTTCTCATTTTCTTTTTTTGTTTTTTTCTGAATTTTGCACAGGTGAAGATTTCGGGGAAGGTAACCTTCAAGAACAAAGGAGTTAGTGAAATTAATGTAACTTTAAAAGACACATACGACGGTGCAACTACAGATTCTGAAGGAAATTTTTCCTTTGAAACTTCAGAGAAAGGCAATCACACGATCACATTTGTACATTCAAAATTCAATGAGATTGAGAAAAAGATTTTCATCGAAGACAAAAATATTTTGGTAAACGCTGAATTGAAGGAGCAAATCAACGAAATAGACGCTGTAGTAGTTTCTGCGGGATCAATTGAAGCAAGTGACAAAAAAAGAGCCACAGCATTGCTGACACCTATAGATATCTATACAACCGCAGGAGCAGACGGACAAATATCTTCAGCTCTGAATTTTCTCCCAGGCGTACAGAAAGTAGGAGAAACGGAAGGGCTTTTCGTCCGTGGAGGAACAGGTTCGGAAACGAAAATTTTTATGGATGGAAGTTTAATCAACAATTATTTCTCCAACTCAGTTCCGGGAATTGCAGGCAGAGACCGTTTCAACACTTCTCTTTTCAAAGGAAATATTTTCTCAAGCGGTGGATATTCTGCTTTATATGGGCAGGCACTTTCGGGAGCTTTAATGTTGGAAAGTGTTGATCTTCCGGATCAGAGTTCTTATGATTTTGGGGTGTCACCGATATTTTTGAATGGAGGTTTTCAGAAATTAAGTGAGAGCAAAAACTATTCTTACGGCGCAACTGCAGGATATTCTATGCTGAGTCTGATGCAGGAAGTTTTTAATTTTAATACCAATTTCATCGACGCTCCGCAAGGTTTCAACGGAGATGCCAATTTTAGACTGAGAACAAAATCCGGAGGTTTTTTAAAATATTACGGAATGTTTGACAGTAATAAATTGGGTGTAAAAACAGAAAGTTTAGAACCGGATTACGATTTTGCTTTAGTTAAATTAAAAGGGAAAAACACGTATCATAACTTATCTTTCAAACAAAAATTCGGGAAATATCTTTTGAATGCCGGAGCTTCTTATTCTTATAATCAATCTGATCTCAATTTCTCAACTGAGAAAAATGAAGTGGAATCTGCCAGTAATCAAGTATTAAACGATGGGAATTATATCAACTTTAAGGCAGTTTTAGACAGAAAAATAAATAAAATAAGCGCTTTGAGAGGTGGTTTTGAACTAAATAATGCGAGCGAAAAAATGAATTTCGGCGATATTAATAAAAATTTTAAGGATCTTATATCTTCAGCATTTTTAGAAACAGATCTAGGTTTCAGCAATCATTTGTCTGCAAAGATTGGTGTAAGAGCAGAAAATTCTTCTTATTTAAATAAAACCAACATCGCTCCACGTTTTGCATTGGCTTATCGTCTGGCAAAAGATTGGACGACCTCTTTTGCTTACGGTTTGTTCTTTCAAAACCCTGAAAGTAAATATATTAACTCGTCTGCGAATTTAGATTTTCAAAAATCTCAGCATTTTATTTTTCAGGTACAGAGATCCACTGAAGGAAGAAGTTTGAGACTGGAAGCGTTCTATAAAAAGTATGATGAATTGATAAAAACACAAAATATAATACCGAATGCCGATCAAAACCAACAAGTGCAGACTGCTTTCAACAACAATGGAAACGGATTTGCAAAAGGAATAGAACTCTTTTGGAGAGACAAAAAAACTTTTGAAAATATAGATTATTGGATCAGTTATTCATTTCTGGATTCTAAAAGAGATTTTCTGAATTATCCTGTGAGCTTAAAGCCAAATTTTGCAGCAGAACACACACTTTCTGCCGTTGCCAAAAGATTTTTCCCGGAATGGAAAACCGGATTTAATCTTTCTTACACGTACGCAAAAGGACGACCTTATTACGATATTATCACTCAAAACAATGAGAATGTAATCAGAAACGAAGGAAGACTGAAAGATTATAATGCGCTGAATTTCAGCATTAATTACCTTCCAAATCTCGGTAAAAAAGATGCTAAAGCATTTACTATTTTTGTTTTAAGCGTTTCGAATATTTTAGGAACAAAAAACGTTTATGGTTACAATTTCTCTCAAAACGGATCACGAAGTTCAGCAGTAGTTCCGCCAGTCAATACTTTTGTGTTTGTAGGAATGTTCATTAGTTTTGGAGTAGATAAAACCCAGGACGCAATTAATAATAATCTTTAA
- a CDS encoding radical SAM protein → MPVRNYTYYDYTISLCPECLKRVGAKIIIEDEAVFMTKRCPDHGFFKTMIASDVQYYKNIRNFNKASEMPVHFGTDVEYGCPYDCGLCVDHEQHSCLSIVEVTDRCNLTCPTCYAMSSPHYGSHRSLEQIEAMFDTIVKNEGEPDVVQISGGEPTIHPEFFKIMDIAKTKPIKHLMLNTNGIRIANDPGFAEKLATYAPEFEIYLQFDSFKPEVLEDFRGKDLTNVRLKALEKLNELNLSTTLVIVLQKGKNIDEIGKLIEFALKQKCVRGITFQPVEVAGRNREDSAHEKITLTEVRQEILNQFPLLNGDDIIPVPCNPDSLAMGYILKLEGETIPLTRYINPADLLNNETKNTIVYEQDAGLQMQLLDIFSTGISVDQVQPKVNQLLCCLPEVSAPNLDYDNLFRIIIMNFMDAHDFDVRAVKKSCVHIVNKDMKMIPFETMNLFYRDDKIKYLEELRREDKVLF, encoded by the coding sequence ATGCCAGTAAGAAATTATACCTATTACGATTATACCATAAGTCTTTGTCCGGAATGCCTGAAAAGGGTAGGAGCGAAGATTATCATTGAAGACGAAGCCGTTTTTATGACCAAAAGATGTCCCGATCATGGTTTTTTTAAGACAATGATTGCTTCTGATGTTCAGTATTATAAAAACATCAGAAACTTCAATAAAGCCTCAGAAATGCCTGTTCATTTCGGAACTGATGTAGAATATGGCTGTCCTTATGATTGCGGATTGTGCGTAGATCATGAGCAGCACAGTTGTTTATCGATTGTAGAAGTTACGGATCGATGTAATCTAACTTGCCCGACGTGTTATGCGATGTCTTCGCCACATTATGGAAGTCACCGAAGTCTGGAGCAGATTGAAGCAATGTTTGATACAATCGTTAAAAATGAGGGAGAACCCGATGTTGTTCAGATAAGTGGTGGCGAACCGACCATTCATCCTGAGTTTTTCAAAATTATGGATATCGCCAAGACAAAGCCGATAAAACATTTGATGCTCAATACCAACGGAATCCGTATTGCAAATGATCCCGGTTTTGCAGAAAAACTGGCGACTTATGCTCCCGAATTTGAAATTTATCTTCAGTTTGATTCATTTAAGCCTGAAGTTTTAGAAGATTTCAGAGGGAAAGATCTCACGAATGTACGCTTGAAAGCTCTGGAAAAATTAAATGAATTAAATCTTTCCACAACGCTTGTTATAGTTCTTCAAAAAGGAAAAAATATCGACGAGATCGGAAAACTGATTGAGTTTGCTTTAAAACAAAAATGCGTTCGCGGAATTACTTTTCAGCCCGTTGAAGTTGCGGGAAGAAACAGAGAAGATTCTGCACATGAAAAAATTACGTTAACAGAAGTTCGTCAGGAAATTTTAAACCAGTTTCCGCTTTTGAATGGTGACGATATTATTCCTGTTCCATGTAATCCGGATTCTTTGGCGATGGGTTATATTCTGAAACTGGAAGGAGAAACAATTCCTTTAACACGATATATCAATCCTGCTGATCTGCTGAATAATGAAACTAAAAACACAATTGTTTACGAACAAGATGCAGGTTTGCAAATGCAGCTTTTAGACATTTTCAGCACAGGGATTTCTGTAGATCAAGTACAGCCTAAAGTGAATCAGCTATTGTGTTGTCTTCCAGAAGTTTCGGCTCCGAATTTAGATTACGACAACTTGTTCAGAATTATCATCATGAATTTTATGGATGCACATGATTTTGATGTTCGTGCAGTAAAAAAATCATGCGTTCACATTGTGAATAAAGATATGAAAATGATCCCTTTTGAGACGATGAATTTGTTTTACCGTGATGATAAGATTAAATATCTGGAGGAATTGAGGAGAGAGGATAAGGTTTTGTTTTAA
- a CDS encoding carboxy terminal-processing peptidase: protein MWKNFKLNKFLLFIPLTSLMFCFNSPKNDDEKMQTIMVSVKNTLSYLHYSPKPINDAYSKDVYKHYFEMIDPGKRYFLQSDMIEFGKHETKLDDYLNMGDLSFYKLTVDRLYQRVDEIDKITQDIFSKPINLEEDETLTLESKLKSVPADKKEQYNEWRKFIKYNILQEIESMNSKEEAQKEKKDSVQKYKLNDTIKLEILNPDQKLKKATDEVKDLVKETFTRFKKRKKMDWFTVYMNAYTEVFDPHTNYYSPKDKEDFDTQFKGKVIGIGAIIQEKKGNLFLGALTIGAPAWKSKKLSEGDKILKVRSKPKEDAVNVVGMLSDEAVRLIRGEKGTPVTLTVQKKDKTIVEVTMIREEVAIEDTFARSIIVNSPNGKKYGIINLPSFNADFEDEKGRNASDDIKNEIVKLKGQGIEGIVLDLRNNGGGSLTEVGDIMGLFMNAGPYVQVKDGNGKIQTLKNKQETPIWTGPLVIMQNELSASASEILAGAMQDYGRAIIVGSPQSFGKGTVQTFVDLNRFLNTEDDFGSLKLTIQKFYRISGESNQRKGIVSDIRMEDFFTYAEVGERYDDFALAWDKIPSSNYQKLSYFDVKALENSSNARMAKNSNYQLLLESAKWREQLDKEETITLNITKFNDLMKQRKAQIEKFKALSKFENGLKFSMFPAEIEREKKDEAFKKKSEMWIKNLKKDTYLQEAMNIIAEMKAKV from the coding sequence ATGTGGAAAAATTTTAAACTAAATAAATTTCTACTCTTTATTCCGTTAACAAGTCTTATGTTTTGTTTCAACTCGCCGAAAAATGACGATGAGAAAATGCAGACGATAATGGTGAGCGTTAAAAACACTCTTTCATATTTACATTACAGCCCAAAACCCATTAATGATGCTTATTCAAAAGATGTTTACAAACATTATTTTGAAATGATTGATCCCGGGAAAAGATATTTCCTGCAGTCTGATATGATAGAATTTGGAAAGCACGAAACTAAGTTGGATGATTATCTGAACATGGGAGACCTTTCTTTCTACAAACTAACGGTTGACAGATTGTACCAAAGGGTTGACGAGATTGATAAAATTACTCAGGATATTTTCAGTAAGCCAATCAATTTAGAAGAAGATGAAACCTTGACTTTGGAATCTAAACTTAAGAGCGTTCCGGCTGATAAAAAAGAACAGTACAATGAATGGAGAAAATTTATCAAATACAATATTCTTCAGGAAATTGAATCGATGAACAGCAAAGAAGAAGCTCAGAAAGAAAAGAAAGATTCTGTACAGAAATATAAGCTGAATGATACCATTAAACTTGAAATTCTAAACCCTGATCAAAAGCTGAAAAAAGCAACCGATGAGGTGAAAGATTTGGTAAAAGAAACTTTTACAAGATTTAAAAAGAGAAAAAAAATGGATTGGTTTACCGTGTATATGAATGCATATACAGAAGTTTTCGATCCTCATACCAACTATTATTCTCCAAAAGATAAAGAAGATTTTGATACTCAGTTTAAAGGAAAAGTGATCGGAATCGGCGCAATTATTCAGGAGAAAAAAGGGAATTTATTCTTAGGAGCTTTGACGATTGGTGCACCGGCATGGAAATCTAAAAAGCTTTCTGAAGGTGATAAAATTTTGAAAGTAAGATCAAAACCGAAAGAGGATGCCGTAAATGTTGTAGGAATGCTTTCTGATGAAGCCGTACGATTAATCAGAGGTGAAAAAGGAACTCCGGTTACATTGACGGTTCAGAAAAAAGATAAAACGATTGTTGAGGTTACCATGATTCGTGAGGAAGTAGCCATTGAAGATACTTTCGCAAGAAGCATCATCGTGAATTCTCCAAACGGGAAAAAATACGGAATCATTAATTTACCAAGTTTCAATGCAGATTTTGAAGATGAAAAAGGAAGAAATGCTTCTGACGACATCAAAAATGAAATCGTAAAACTGAAAGGTCAGGGAATTGAAGGAATCGTTTTAGATCTTAGAAATAATGGTGGTGGTTCATTGACGGAAGTGGGTGACATCATGGGATTATTCATGAATGCCGGACCTTACGTACAGGTGAAAGACGGAAACGGAAAAATTCAGACTTTGAAAAACAAACAGGAAACTCCCATCTGGACAGGTCCTTTAGTAATCATGCAAAACGAACTTTCTGCTTCAGCATCTGAGATTTTAGCGGGTGCGATGCAGGATTACGGAAGAGCAATTATTGTTGGTTCGCCACAGTCTTTTGGAAAAGGAACTGTACAGACTTTTGTAGACTTAAACAGGTTTTTAAATACTGAGGATGATTTCGGATCTTTAAAACTGACGATTCAGAAGTTCTACAGAATCAGCGGAGAGTCAAACCAAAGAAAAGGGATTGTTTCAGACATCAGAATGGAAGATTTCTTTACGTATGCAGAAGTAGGCGAAAGATATGACGATTTTGCATTGGCGTGGGACAAAATCCCTAGTTCAAACTATCAGAAGTTGAGCTATTTTGATGTGAAAGCTTTAGAAAACTCCAGCAATGCAAGAATGGCAAAAAACTCAAATTATCAGCTACTTTTGGAATCTGCAAAATGGAGAGAACAATTGGATAAAGAAGAAACGATCACATTAAATATCACCAAGTTTAATGATTTGATGAAGCAGAGAAAAGCTCAGATAGAAAAATTCAAAGCATTAAGTAAATTTGAAAACGGATTGAAATTCTCAATGTTTCCTGCAGAAATCGAAAGAGAGAAAAAAGATGAAGCATTTAAGAAAAAGTCTGAAATGTGGATAAAAAACTTAAAGAAAGATACTTATCTTCAGGAAGCGATGAATATCATTGCAGAAATGAAAGCTAAAGTTTAA
- the fabG gene encoding 3-oxoacyl-[acyl-carrier-protein] reductase: protein MKLLEGKVALITGATRGIGKGIAEIFAQQGAKVAFTYAGSVEKAKELETALSSVTQIKGYQSDASDYDAAQKLVDEVMAEFGKIDILVNNAGITKDNLLMRMSKDDWDTIIKVNLDSVFNLTKAVIKPMMKAKSGSIINMTSVVGVKGNAGQANYAASKAGVIGFTKSVALELGSRNIRCNAIAPGFIETEMTAALDEKTVQNWRDGIPLKRGGQPEDVANACVFFASEMSSYISGQVLNVDGGMLT from the coding sequence ATGAAACTATTAGAAGGAAAAGTAGCACTAATTACCGGAGCTACAAGAGGAATCGGGAAAGGGATTGCAGAAATTTTTGCTCAACAGGGAGCGAAAGTAGCATTTACTTATGCAGGTTCCGTAGAAAAAGCGAAAGAATTAGAAACTGCTTTGAGTTCTGTAACGCAGATTAAAGGATACCAGTCTGATGCATCAGATTATGATGCTGCTCAGAAATTAGTAGATGAAGTAATGGCAGAATTTGGTAAAATTGATATTTTGGTCAATAATGCAGGGATTACCAAAGATAATCTTTTGATGAGAATGTCAAAAGACGATTGGGACACCATTATCAAGGTCAATTTAGATTCTGTATTCAACCTTACCAAAGCAGTTATTAAACCAATGATGAAGGCTAAATCTGGCTCAATCATCAATATGACTTCGGTTGTAGGTGTGAAAGGTAATGCCGGACAGGCAAACTACGCAGCTTCAAAAGCAGGAGTTATAGGATTTACAAAATCTGTAGCGCTAGAATTAGGTTCTCGAAACATCCGTTGCAACGCTATCGCACCAGGATTTATTGAAACTGAAATGACGGCTGCTCTAGACGAAAAAACCGTGCAAAACTGGAGAGACGGAATTCCTTTGAAAAGAGGCGGACAACCGGAAGATGTTGCCAATGCATGCGTTTTCTTCGCTAGCGAAATGTCGTCTTATATTTCCGGGCAGGTACTCAATGTTGACGGAGGTATGTTAACTTAA
- the rsmI gene encoding 16S rRNA (cytidine(1402)-2'-O)-methyltransferase: protein MSGILYFVPTPVGNLEDMTFRAVKVLKEVDYILCEDTRTSGVLLKHYEISKPLKSYHLHNEHTATEKVINDLKSGQNIAIITDAGTPGISDPGYLLAKAGSDHNVEMICLPGATALIPALVVSGLPNNEFLFAGFLPPKKGRQTKLKQLAEEKKTIVLYESPHKINTTLEQIKEFFGEETKVSLSREISKKFEETKRGTINELIDFSKSKTLKGEIVLIVNNTIK, encoded by the coding sequence TTGAGCGGAATCTTATATTTCGTTCCCACGCCTGTTGGGAACCTAGAAGACATGACTTTCAGAGCTGTAAAAGTGCTGAAAGAAGTCGATTATATTTTGTGTGAAGACACGAGAACTTCCGGAGTGTTGCTGAAGCATTACGAAATTTCAAAACCTTTAAAATCTTATCATTTACACAACGAGCATACGGCGACCGAAAAGGTAATTAATGATCTGAAAAGCGGTCAGAACATTGCGATTATCACAGACGCAGGAACTCCAGGAATTTCAGATCCCGGATATTTGTTGGCAAAAGCGGGATCAGACCACAACGTAGAAATGATCTGTCTGCCTGGTGCCACAGCACTAATTCCTGCATTAGTCGTTTCAGGATTACCAAATAACGAGTTTTTGTTTGCAGGTTTTCTTCCGCCAAAAAAAGGAAGACAAACGAAGCTGAAACAGTTGGCTGAAGAGAAAAAAACCATTGTTTTGTATGAAAGTCCACACAAAATCAATACAACTTTGGAACAGATCAAAGAATTCTTCGGAGAAGAAACAAAAGTGAGTCTGAGCCGTGAAATTTCCAAAAAATTTGAAGAAACTAAAAGAGGTACAATCAATGAATTAATTGATTTTTCTAAAAGTAAAACTTTAAAAGGAGAAATTGTTTTGATTGTAAACAACACGATTAAATAA
- a CDS encoding GMP reductase, with product MRIENDIKLGFKDVMFRPKRSTLKSRSEVDLKREFVFLHTQKKWKGTPIIAANMDTVGTFEMAVELAKDKIITAIHKHYTVEEWSQFLENQDTSIHQYIALSTGTGKADEEKIKIILDKHPQIEFLCIDVANGYSEHFVQFVKKARKDFPDKIIIAGNVVTGEMVEELLLVGADIIKVGIGPGSVCTTRVKTGVGYPQLSAIIECSDAAHGLKGHIIADGGCKVPGDVAKAFGGGADFVMLGGMFAGHDESGGEMIEEDGKKFKLFYGMSSKTAMDKHAGGVAEYRASEGKTVKIKYKGSVSETVKDILGGVRSTCTYVGASTLKELSKRTTFIRVQEQENQIFND from the coding sequence ATGCGCATAGAAAACGATATTAAATTAGGTTTTAAAGACGTCATGTTTCGTCCCAAAAGATCTACCCTAAAATCCCGTTCTGAAGTTGACCTGAAAAGAGAATTTGTTTTTCTACACACTCAAAAAAAGTGGAAAGGAACTCCAATTATAGCCGCAAATATGGATACAGTGGGAACTTTTGAAATGGCTGTAGAATTGGCAAAAGATAAGATCATCACCGCTATACATAAGCACTACACGGTTGAAGAGTGGTCTCAATTCCTTGAAAATCAAGACACGAGCATTCATCAATACATCGCATTAAGTACCGGAACCGGAAAAGCAGATGAAGAGAAAATAAAAATCATTCTCGATAAACATCCACAGATCGAATTTCTCTGCATTGATGTAGCCAATGGCTATTCTGAACATTTTGTACAATTTGTAAAAAAAGCGAGAAAAGATTTTCCTGATAAAATTATTATTGCAGGAAATGTTGTGACCGGAGAAATGGTAGAGGAACTTCTCTTGGTAGGTGCAGACATCATCAAAGTTGGAATCGGTCCCGGTTCGGTTTGTACGACGAGAGTGAAAACCGGAGTTGGCTATCCTCAGCTTTCTGCAATTATCGAATGCTCTGATGCAGCTCACGGATTGAAGGGCCATATCATTGCAGACGGAGGTTGTAAAGTTCCCGGAGATGTTGCCAAAGCTTTTGGCGGAGGAGCAGATTTTGTGATGCTCGGAGGAATGTTTGCCGGACATGATGAAAGTGGAGGCGAAATGATAGAAGAAGACGGCAAAAAATTTAAACTTTTCTACGGCATGAGTTCCAAAACTGCGATGGATAAACACGCAGGAGGTGTCGCCGAATATCGTGCCTCGGAAGGTAAAACGGTGAAGATAAAATACAAAGGTTCTGTGTCTGAAACTGTGAAAGATATTTTGGGTGGCGTACGCTCAACCTGCACTTATGTAGGTGCATCAACTCTCAAAGAATTGTCTAAAAGAACCACTTTTATCAGAGTTCAGGAACAGGAAAATCAAATTTTTAATGATTAA